In Elusimicrobiota bacterium, a single genomic region encodes these proteins:
- a CDS encoding type II secretion system F family protein translates to MAQFSYTARSITGSIKKAILEAPDQKTAMQLLRAQKLIVMEIVEKKPNNLIEILKSLNPFKPGVGNKELVLFSRQFSTLVSAGVPIVQGLSILVEQASSPIFKKILKSVREDIEQGISITEAMKKHPEAFSELYVSMIKAGEVGGILDTILERLSSYLEAAEELRGKVKGAMVYPSVVLSVAACVTLFLLIFVIPTFQTIFAGFGTELPLPTRILIGLSNLLRKLILLIIAFPFVVFIGYKQWRKTEKGLIITDTYALKIPVFGTLLKKVAIAKFSRTFGTLVKSGVPILQALDTVAKTSGNKVIENAIEKAKESIREGERMSEPLKKTGIFPPMVTQMIAIGEETGNLDTMLSKIADFYDQEVDVAVKALTSMIEPLIMVVMGIVIGAIVVAMFLPMFELGQLAGKQG, encoded by the coding sequence ATGGCCCAATTCAGTTATACAGCTCGTTCCATTACGGGAAGTATAAAAAAAGCAATTTTAGAAGCTCCGGATCAAAAGACTGCAATGCAGCTTTTGAGAGCTCAAAAGCTGATTGTAATGGAGATTGTCGAGAAAAAACCTAACAATCTGATTGAAATACTAAAAAGCTTAAATCCTTTTAAACCGGGTGTAGGTAATAAAGAATTAGTTCTTTTTTCAAGGCAGTTTTCAACTTTAGTAAGTGCCGGAGTTCCTATCGTTCAAGGTTTATCAATACTCGTTGAACAGGCTTCCTCTCCCATTTTCAAGAAAATTCTAAAATCAGTCAGGGAAGATATTGAACAAGGTATTTCTATAACGGAAGCAATGAAAAAACATCCGGAGGCATTTTCGGAACTTTATGTTTCAATGATTAAAGCCGGAGAAGTCGGTGGAATTCTGGATACTATTTTAGAAAGATTGTCTTCTTATCTTGAGGCAGCCGAAGAACTTAGGGGAAAAGTAAAAGGTGCAATGGTTTATCCTTCCGTTGTGCTTTCCGTGGCCGCATGTGTTACACTCTTTTTACTTATTTTTGTAATTCCCACATTTCAGACTATTTTTGCGGGTTTCGGGACAGAGCTTCCTCTTCCAACCAGAATTCTCATAGGATTATCTAATTTGTTAAGAAAACTTATTCTATTAATTATTGCTTTTCCCTTTGTGGTATTTATTGGTTATAAGCAATGGAGAAAAACAGAAAAAGGTTTAATTATAACAGATACTTACGCGCTTAAAATCCCGGTTTTTGGTACGCTTTTGAAAAAAGTAGCTATTGCAAAATTTTCAAGGACTTTTGGCACTCTAGTTAAGTCGGGTGTGCCTATCCTTCAAGCGCTTGATACTGTGGCAAAAACCAGCGGCAATAAAGTGATAGAAAATGCCATAGAAAAAGCAAAGGAGTCTATCCGAGAAGGGGAAAGAATGTCCGAACCTTTGAAGAAAACGGGTATTTTTCCGCCGATGGTTACTCAGATGATAGCAATAGGCGAAGAAACGGGAAATCTTGACACTATGCTTTCAAAGATAGCCGATTTTTATGATCAGGAAGTGGACGTTGCCGTGAAAGCGCTGACCAGCATGATAGAGCCTTTAATAATGGTCGTGATGGGTATAGTTATTGGAGCAATTGTTGTTGCAATGTTTCTTCCGATGTTTGAGCTCGGACAACTTGCGGGCAAACAAGGGTAA
- a CDS encoding type IV pilus twitching motility protein PilT, with product MLNMQDLLISFFDKKASDLHLVAGLPPMFRIDGEVQPTHYDVLSAEVCQKLIYSILNEEQKERFETKNELDMSIGIQAKGRVRINVFRQRGVVGAALRAIPQKIFSFEELNLPPVVHEIMKLNKGLVLVTGATGSGKTTTLASMINFLNENRTSHIITIEDPIEYVHSHKKCIINQREVGSDTFSFPTALKYVLRQDPDIILIGEMRDLETISAALTIAETGHLVFATLHTTDAASSINRMIDVFPPHQQAQIRSQLSLVLQAVFSQQLLPHISGTGRILACEILIVNPAIRNLIREMKVEQIYLAMQTGSKFGMQTMNQVLCDLYARQKISYETVLSSTNDADDVKRILQNNQK from the coding sequence ATGTTAAATATGCAGGATCTGCTGATTTCATTTTTTGACAAGAAAGCTTCAGATCTACATTTGGTTGCCGGGCTTCCTCCGATGTTTAGGATTGACGGAGAAGTGCAGCCTACCCACTATGATGTTCTTAGTGCGGAAGTATGCCAGAAACTAATTTATTCAATACTCAATGAAGAACAAAAAGAACGTTTTGAAACAAAGAATGAACTTGATATGTCAATAGGGATTCAGGCAAAGGGACGAGTGAGAATCAATGTATTCAGGCAAAGGGGGGTAGTAGGCGCGGCATTGAGGGCTATTCCTCAAAAAATATTTTCGTTTGAAGAGTTGAATCTTCCTCCCGTGGTTCATGAAATAATGAAACTGAACAAGGGCCTTGTGCTAGTAACCGGAGCTACAGGCTCAGGAAAAACTACGACGCTGGCTTCCATGATAAATTTTTTAAATGAAAACCGAACAAGCCATATTATTACAATAGAAGACCCCATTGAATATGTGCATTCCCATAAAAAATGTATTATAAATCAAAGAGAGGTTGGTTCGGACACTTTTTCATTTCCAACGGCGCTAAAATATGTTCTGCGTCAGGACCCGGATATCATTCTTATCGGTGAAATGAGGGATCTTGAAACTATATCGGCGGCGTTAACTATCGCTGAGACGGGACATCTCGTGTTTGCTACTTTGCATACAACTGATGCCGCGTCTTCAATAAACAGAATGATAGACGTTTTTCCGCCTCATCAACAGGCTCAAATAAGGTCCCAGCTTTCATTAGTTCTTCAGGCAGTATTTTCACAACAGCTATTGCCTCATATAAGCGGAACAGGAAGAATTTTGGCGTGCGAGATATTGATAGTAAATCCTGCTATACGAAACCTTATTCGCGAGATGAAAGTGGAGCAGATTTATCTTGCGATGCAAACCGGCTCAAAATTCGGGATGCAGACAATGAATCAGGTTCTGTGCGATTTGTACGCCCGTCAAAAAATTTCTTATGAAACGGTTTTAAGTTCAACTAATGATGCTGACGACGTGAAAAGAATTCTTCAGAATAATCAAAAATAG
- the coaD gene encoding pantetheine-phosphate adenylyltransferase, whose translation MKCPTAVYPGSFDPPTNGHVDIVYRATQLFPKVIVAVTNNSVKDTAFSLNERIKMLKDATRGLQKVEVVSFEGLLVNYLKKRKASVIIRGLRAISDFEYEFQMALMNRKLDANIETVFLMPDEANTYLSSSLVKEVARLGGSVKGFVPIFVEKNLKKINSNR comes from the coding sequence ATGAAGTGCCCAACAGCGGTATATCCTGGAAGCTTTGATCCACCGACGAATGGTCATGTTGATATAGTCTATCGTGCAACTCAGCTTTTTCCGAAGGTAATAGTGGCGGTAACCAATAATTCGGTAAAAGATACGGCTTTTTCTTTGAATGAGCGTATTAAAATGCTGAAGGATGCGACCAGGGGCTTACAAAAAGTTGAAGTTGTCTCCTTTGAAGGTTTATTAGTAAATTATCTAAAGAAACGGAAAGCATCCGTTATAATCCGGGGTTTAAGGGCTATATCAGATTTTGAATACGAGTTTCAGATGGCTTTAATGAATCGAAAACTTGATGCAAACATAGAAACCGTATTTCTTATGCCTGATGAAGCAAACACATATCTTTCATCCAGCCTTGTAAAAGAGGTTGCGCGTCTGGGCGGATCGGTAAAGGGTTTTGTGCCGATTTTTGTTGAAAAAAACTTGAAAAAAATAAACAGCAACAGATAG